The following coding sequences are from one Candidatus Kinetoplastibacterium galatii TCC219 window:
- the argA gene encoding amino-acid N-acetyltransferase — translation MEADRYNTCENPQTQFVRWFREVAPYVHAFRGKTFVIAFDGDLIQYGALNTLVQDLSLLSALGIKLVLVHGSRPQVNDQLKLKGIYKIFDRGLMAPTDAAALECAKEAAGEIRLDIEASFSQGLPNTPMSHSKIKVISGNFVTARPVGVLDGVDFLHTGKVRKIDVEAINFAIEKVSSVVLLSPLGFSPTGDAFHLALEELATSTAVALRAEKLIFLSNSNGVPNDDGSIDTELARADADVLIKSNNLDGETCEFLKYASLAVKKGVARAHILSYSLDGSVLLEIFTHDGVGTMVVEDNLDDLRPATIDDVGAIISLIEPLETDGTLVPRPKSLIERDLEKFTVLEHDGVIYGCAALYMFPNEQMAELACLIVHPEWQSTGEGELLLRHIESRAKSFGARRIFALTTKTSHWFLKRGFVQCGIQDLPKEKQTSYNRSRNSLIFIKNIKHD, via the coding sequence ATGGAAGCAGATAGATATAACACATGTGAGAATCCGCAAACACAATTCGTTAGGTGGTTTAGAGAAGTTGCGCCATATGTGCATGCATTTAGAGGGAAAACCTTTGTTATAGCTTTCGATGGAGATTTGATTCAGTATGGAGCACTTAATACTCTTGTTCAGGATTTGTCTTTATTATCAGCTTTAGGAATTAAACTGGTGCTAGTACATGGATCAAGACCTCAAGTCAACGATCAATTAAAGCTGAAGGGAATATATAAAATATTTGACAGAGGACTAATGGCTCCAACAGATGCAGCAGCTCTAGAATGTGCAAAAGAAGCAGCTGGTGAAATACGGTTAGATATTGAGGCATCTTTTAGTCAAGGATTACCTAATACCCCAATGTCTCATTCAAAAATCAAGGTGATATCAGGAAATTTCGTTACAGCAAGACCTGTTGGAGTACTAGATGGAGTAGATTTTCTACATACTGGAAAAGTAAGAAAGATAGATGTAGAGGCAATAAATTTTGCAATTGAAAAAGTATCTTCTGTTGTTTTATTATCTCCATTAGGGTTTTCACCTACAGGTGATGCGTTTCATTTAGCTCTTGAAGAATTAGCAACAAGCACGGCTGTAGCACTAAGAGCAGAAAAACTTATATTCTTATCAAATTCTAATGGAGTTCCCAATGATGACGGATCTATAGACACAGAATTGGCAAGAGCGGATGCCGATGTACTTATTAAATCTAACAATCTAGATGGAGAAACATGTGAATTTCTAAAATATGCCTCATTAGCTGTAAAAAAAGGAGTAGCAAGAGCTCATATACTTTCCTACTCCTTGGATGGTAGTGTACTATTAGAAATATTTACGCATGATGGCGTAGGAACCATGGTTGTTGAAGATAATCTTGATGACCTAAGGCCTGCTACAATAGATGATGTTGGGGCAATAATTAGTCTGATAGAGCCTCTAGAAACAGATGGTACTTTAGTCCCTAGACCAAAAAGTCTAATAGAACGTGATCTGGAAAAATTTACTGTGCTTGAGCATGATGGTGTAATATATGGCTGTGCTGCATTATATATGTTTCCTAATGAACAAATGGCAGAACTAGCATGTTTAATAGTTCATCCAGAATGGCAAAGTACAGGAGAAGGAGAGCTTCTATTAAGGCATATTGAATCTAGGGCCAAAAGTTTTGGCGCTAGGCGCATATTTGCACTTACTACAAAAACTTCTCATTGGTTTTTAAAAAGAGGATTCGTTCAATGTGGAATACAAGATTTGCCAAAAGAGAAACAAACTAGTTATAACAGATCACGTAATAGTCTGATTTTTATAAAGAATATTAAACATGACTAA
- the dnaE gene encoding DNA polymerase III subunit alpha, with protein sequence MSYDFKSFVHLRVHSEFSIVDGIVRIEELINLVKDSNQPAVALTDLSNVFGIIKFYKTARASGIKPIIGCDVWLTNDKNRDRPFRILLLVCNQEGYLNLCSLLTKSFLCNQYNGRAELRKEWLSGNNGLIVLSGGPLGDIAYALEINNYALALDLANQWKLMFPDSFYIELQRVGFPGEDNYNHAALEIASKLNLPVVATHPIQFLRNSEFQSHEVRVCIAEGSHLSDSKRISRFRKEQYFLIQKKMFDLFSDIPSAIFNTIEIAKRCNLTLRLGVPNLPKFEIDSRYSLSDYLVSMAEAGLKKRLDFLGIDKINDDSKNAYYNRLREECVTINQMGFAGYFLIVQDFINWGKKNGVPVGPGRGSGAGSLVAYALGITDINPMDYDLLFERFLNPERVSMPDFDIDFCQDNRDRVIDYVKSKYGYDAVSQIATFGTFGAKAVIRDVGRVLGMPYSLCDGLSKLIPFSVSEQWTLSKVLDSDAVFKDRYEKEEEVRTLIDIAKPLEGLARNVGMHAGGVLIAPGKLTDFCPLYCQPGQENSVVSQFDKDDVESSGLVKFDFLGLRNLTVLDWSVKYVRQCNKGMDNFSIMSLPLDDKGTYDLLSKGNTVAVFQLESKGMRELLKRLKPSNFEDIIAVLALYRPGPLESGMVNDFVNRKHGLSSINYFHEDLESVLKSTYGVIVYQEQVMLISQIIGGYSLGGADLLRRAMGKKDPEEMSKHRVIFEKGAISNGYDSDLAIKLFDLMEKFAGYGFNKSHSAAYALIAYQTAWLKTHHPAEFFAATMSSDMDDTDKIQSIFHDAKKNNIKILPPDINLSEFRFNPVIDSSDGNNKIAIRYGLGAIKGTGKSAIEDIVKSRIDKGPFSDIFDFCYRMFKILNRRAIESLIKSGAFDSTNSNRSEVLASLNTALEIAEHRNTNINQSSLFEDDYEKEMPSLQQKKNNITEWDLLTKLTEEKTAMGYHFSGHLFEYWRDEVRQIVPNTLSKIRPSKQLQWVCGIIISIKIITTRRGKMVIALIDDETAQVEIVIYTDFYEKNKNDLREDNLIAAKVAVSDDAYSNNLRAIVEQIYSINDIRTYMSRAIRISTDSEIDLKLLRDLLENFCFKREQEKHLVPIYLAYTNLDSKFSCTVKLGDIWRVTVNNEFLSRLCSFIEGKGSVDIIY encoded by the coding sequence ATGTCTTATGATTTTAAATCTTTTGTGCATTTACGTGTACATTCAGAATTCTCTATTGTAGATGGTATAGTTCGAATAGAAGAGTTGATTAATTTAGTAAAAGATTCTAATCAACCTGCTGTTGCCCTAACAGATTTATCTAATGTTTTCGGCATTATAAAATTTTATAAAACTGCTCGCGCTTCAGGTATAAAACCTATAATTGGTTGTGATGTTTGGCTAACTAATGATAAAAATAGAGATAGGCCTTTTCGGATTTTATTGCTTGTTTGTAATCAGGAAGGCTATCTAAATTTATGTTCTTTGCTTACGAAATCTTTTTTATGTAATCAGTATAACGGTAGAGCTGAACTACGTAAGGAGTGGTTATCTGGTAATAATGGCTTAATAGTCCTTTCAGGAGGTCCTCTAGGTGATATTGCATATGCTCTAGAAATAAATAATTATGCTTTGGCATTAGATTTAGCAAATCAGTGGAAATTAATGTTTCCTGATTCTTTTTACATAGAATTACAGAGAGTAGGTTTTCCTGGGGAGGACAATTATAATCATGCAGCATTAGAAATAGCTTCAAAATTAAATTTACCTGTGGTCGCTACTCACCCTATTCAATTTCTAAGAAATAGTGAGTTCCAATCTCATGAAGTTAGAGTATGTATAGCTGAAGGTTCTCATCTTTCAGATTCAAAAAGAATTAGTCGATTTAGGAAAGAGCAATATTTTTTAATTCAGAAAAAAATGTTTGATCTGTTTTCTGATATACCTTCAGCAATATTCAATACTATTGAAATAGCTAAACGTTGCAATTTAACTCTTCGTTTGGGAGTTCCTAATTTACCAAAATTTGAGATAGATTCTAGATATTCACTGAGTGATTACTTAGTTTCTATGGCAGAAGCAGGATTAAAGAAAAGACTTGATTTCCTTGGTATTGATAAAATAAATGATGATAGTAAAAATGCATATTACAATCGTCTACGTGAGGAGTGTGTAACCATTAATCAGATGGGGTTTGCTGGATATTTCTTAATAGTACAAGATTTCATTAACTGGGGTAAAAAGAATGGAGTTCCAGTAGGTCCAGGTCGTGGATCTGGTGCTGGATCTTTAGTTGCATACGCTTTGGGCATCACTGATATCAATCCCATGGATTATGATTTGCTTTTTGAGCGCTTTCTGAACCCTGAGCGTGTATCGATGCCTGATTTCGATATTGATTTTTGTCAAGATAATCGTGATCGTGTTATAGACTATGTGAAATCAAAATATGGTTATGATGCTGTTAGTCAGATAGCGACTTTTGGAACTTTTGGAGCCAAAGCTGTTATTAGAGATGTAGGAAGAGTTTTAGGGATGCCTTACTCATTATGTGATGGCTTGTCAAAATTAATTCCTTTTAGTGTATCCGAACAATGGACTCTATCTAAAGTTTTAGATTCAGACGCTGTATTTAAAGATAGATATGAGAAAGAGGAAGAAGTTAGAACATTGATAGATATTGCCAAACCATTAGAAGGTTTAGCGCGGAATGTAGGTATGCATGCTGGAGGTGTTTTAATTGCACCTGGAAAGCTGACAGATTTTTGCCCACTATATTGTCAACCAGGTCAAGAAAATAGTGTTGTTTCTCAATTTGATAAAGATGATGTTGAGTCCTCTGGTCTTGTTAAATTTGACTTCTTAGGTCTTAGAAACTTAACTGTTCTTGATTGGTCAGTCAAATATGTTCGGCAATGTAATAAAGGAATGGATAATTTCTCTATTATGTCATTACCATTAGATGATAAAGGTACTTATGATCTATTATCTAAAGGTAATACAGTGGCTGTTTTCCAGCTAGAATCAAAAGGGATGAGAGAGTTATTAAAAAGATTAAAACCTAGTAATTTTGAAGATATTATTGCTGTTCTTGCTTTATATAGACCCGGGCCATTAGAATCAGGAATGGTAAATGATTTCGTGAATCGTAAACATGGCCTGTCAAGTATAAACTATTTCCACGAGGATCTTGAAAGTGTTCTTAAAAGTACTTATGGAGTTATAGTTTATCAAGAGCAGGTTATGCTTATTTCGCAAATAATAGGTGGATATTCTCTTGGAGGTGCTGATTTATTGCGTAGAGCAATGGGTAAAAAAGATCCAGAGGAAATGTCTAAGCATCGTGTTATTTTTGAAAAAGGGGCCATTAGTAATGGTTATGATTCAGACCTAGCTATAAAATTATTTGATTTGATGGAGAAATTTGCTGGATATGGTTTTAATAAATCTCATTCAGCTGCATATGCCTTAATTGCATATCAAACTGCTTGGTTAAAAACTCATCATCCAGCAGAATTTTTTGCTGCCACCATGTCTTCTGATATGGATGATACAGATAAAATACAATCAATATTTCATGATGCCAAAAAAAATAATATAAAAATTCTTCCGCCAGACATAAATCTTTCTGAATTTAGATTTAATCCAGTCATTGATTCATCTGACGGAAATAATAAAATCGCTATTCGTTATGGCTTGGGAGCAATTAAGGGAACAGGTAAATCTGCTATTGAAGATATTGTGAAATCTAGGATAGATAAAGGACCATTTAGTGATATCTTTGATTTCTGCTATAGAATGTTTAAGATTTTAAATCGTCGTGCAATAGAATCATTAATTAAATCAGGAGCTTTTGATTCTACTAATTCTAACAGATCTGAAGTTTTAGCTTCATTAAATACGGCATTGGAAATAGCAGAACATAGGAATACAAATATTAATCAATCTTCATTATTTGAAGATGATTATGAAAAAGAAATGCCTAGTTTGCAACAGAAAAAAAATAATATAACAGAATGGGATTTGCTAACCAAGCTTACAGAAGAGAAGACTGCAATGGGGTACCATTTCAGTGGTCATTTATTTGAATATTGGCGTGACGAAGTAAGACAGATAGTTCCTAATACTTTATCAAAAATAAGGCCAAGCAAACAATTACAGTGGGTATGTGGCATAATTATTTCCATAAAAATTATAACAACTCGTCGTGGAAAGATGGTTATAGCTTTGATTGACGATGAGACCGCTCAAGTAGAGATAGTAATATATACAGATTTTTATGAGAAGAACAAAAATGATTTGCGTGAAGATAATTTAATAGCAGCTAAAGTAGCTGTCAGTGATGATGCGTACTCAAATAATTTGCGAGCTATAGTAGAACAAATATATAGTATCAATGATATTAGAACTTATATGTCTAGGGCTATAAGAATATCTACAGATAGTGAAATTGATTTAAAGTTATTGCGTGACTTATTGGAGAATTTCTGTTTTAAAAGAGAACAAGAAAAACACCTTGTCCCTATATATTTAGCATATACAAATTTAGATAGCAAATTCTCATGTACTGTAAAACTAGGTGATATATGGAGAGTTACAGTGAATAATGAATTTTTATCAAGATTATGTTCTTTTATTGAAGGCAAAGGATCTGTTGATATTATTTACTAA
- the msbA gene encoding lipid A export permease/ATP-binding protein MsbA codes for MTDFFLIRRLSRIARSHWSGLLAAFVLMVCSAVTQPLLSLMMKPLMDDGFSSPEGFFLLHIPVILIFLISIRGGCNFLSDYLLAYVANKILYDMRINMFSKLLELSDINYSHLDKGRLLNRFTIDASSVTNIIVKVIAAIVRESLVIVALLAVLLYISWILTTIVIFMLPIIVLIIKILTKKIRVISKNALDMNADFTSLVVSSIDGQRIIKLFDGYDQERRRFSIVVDKLRKFALRTAIADAALGPLIHMCIAISVSIIIAIALNQAQNDMMTAGSFISFIMALAQIPDPMRRLTHVVGKLPKMIVSAESVFSLIDMEEEMNNGKLLLSNKSKVGCRIEFDNVFFKYCDSCDYIIKGVSFVLDPGKTIALVGRSGSGKTTLINMLPRFLYPSHGKILINGINVNNYDLHSLRSNISFVSQDVFLFNDTIAANIGYGSPFEINIDRIYNALDAVDLLDFIKKLPNGIYTKVGDIRLSGGQRQRLSIARAILKNSQIMILDEATSSLDNESERKVQNSIEKLLDKGHTTLIVAHRLSTIRNADRILIINSGIVEESGNHEELLNNSNGLYSSLYNMQFYGK; via the coding sequence ATGACTGATTTTTTTTTAATTAGAAGACTTAGTAGGATTGCTCGGAGCCATTGGTCTGGTTTATTAGCAGCATTTGTTTTAATGGTTTGTTCTGCTGTTACACAACCGCTTTTATCTCTTATGATGAAGCCGCTTATGGATGATGGTTTTTCCTCTCCTGAAGGATTTTTTCTATTGCACATCCCAGTAATCCTGATTTTTCTTATATCTATAAGAGGGGGGTGTAATTTTCTTAGTGACTATTTGTTGGCATATGTAGCAAACAAAATATTATATGATATGCGTATAAACATGTTTTCAAAACTTCTGGAATTATCGGATATAAATTATTCTCATCTGGATAAAGGCAGACTTTTAAATCGTTTTACTATAGATGCAAGTAGTGTTACTAACATAATTGTCAAAGTTATTGCTGCCATAGTGAGGGAGTCACTAGTAATAGTTGCTCTTCTAGCAGTATTATTATACATTTCATGGATTTTGACTACTATTGTCATATTTATGTTGCCTATAATAGTATTAATAATAAAAATACTTACTAAAAAAATACGTGTAATAAGTAAGAATGCATTAGATATGAATGCAGATTTCACTAGTTTAGTTGTTAGCTCTATTGATGGTCAACGAATTATTAAGCTATTTGATGGTTATGATCAAGAAAGACGTAGATTTAGCATTGTAGTAGATAAACTAAGAAAATTTGCTTTAAGAACTGCAATTGCAGATGCCGCTTTAGGCCCATTAATCCATATGTGTATTGCGATATCAGTGTCTATAATAATAGCTATTGCGTTAAATCAAGCACAAAATGATATGATGACTGCTGGCAGTTTTATTTCATTTATAATGGCTCTAGCACAGATACCTGATCCAATGCGTAGATTGACGCATGTTGTTGGCAAACTACCTAAAATGATTGTTTCTGCAGAAAGTGTTTTTTCTTTAATAGACATGGAAGAAGAAATGAACAATGGCAAATTATTATTATCTAATAAGAGTAAGGTAGGTTGTCGAATAGAATTCGATAATGTATTTTTCAAATATTGTGATAGTTGTGATTATATTATAAAAGGTGTTTCTTTTGTATTGGATCCTGGTAAAACAATTGCTCTGGTAGGTAGATCTGGAAGCGGTAAAACTACCTTGATTAACATGTTACCACGTTTTCTTTATCCAAGTCATGGTAAAATTTTAATAAATGGAATTAATGTAAATAATTATGATTTACATAGCTTGAGGTCTAATATTTCTTTTGTATCTCAAGATGTTTTTTTATTTAATGATACTATTGCTGCAAATATAGGGTATGGATCTCCATTTGAAATTAATATTGATCGAATTTATAACGCATTAGATGCAGTTGATTTATTAGATTTTATAAAAAAATTACCGAATGGTATTTATACTAAGGTTGGGGATATTCGGTTATCAGGCGGTCAGCGCCAGAGGTTATCTATAGCAAGAGCTATTTTGAAAAATTCACAAATTATGATATTAGATGAAGCAACTTCTTCATTAGATAATGAATCTGAGAGAAAAGTTCAGAATTCTATAGAGAAGCTTCTAGATAAGGGGCATACTACATTAATAGTCGCTCATCGTTTGTCAACTATACGTAATGCGGATCGTATCTTGATAATAAATTCTGGGATTGTTGAAGAATCAGGGAATCATGAAGAGCTTTTAAATAATAGTAATGGTCTCTATTCGTCATTATACAATATGCAATTTTACGGCAAATAA
- the rpiA gene encoding ribose-5-phosphate isomerase RpiA: MNTNKRQLDLKQKVSRAAIDFIKPYILDNNFFIGIGTGSTVDLFIDELAVFRSNIGGAVASSERTRLKLLSCGIRVLDLNDVSSLPFYIDGADEIDRSLCMIKGGGGALTREKIISSVSDKFICIADESKLVEHLGSFPLPIEVIPMAINSVSRRIASLGGKSILRDGFITDNGNSIIDVYNLRIQNQLNLEKEINNFPGVVTNGLFAINRADVLILATEMGIQLIRRS, from the coding sequence ATGAATACTAATAAAAGGCAACTTGATTTAAAACAAAAAGTGTCTAGGGCTGCTATAGATTTTATAAAGCCTTACATTTTAGATAATAATTTTTTTATTGGTATTGGAACTGGATCTACAGTTGATTTATTCATTGATGAGCTAGCGGTCTTTCGTAGCAATATTGGTGGCGCTGTGGCTAGTTCTGAGAGGACTAGACTTAAATTATTATCTTGTGGGATAAGAGTCTTGGATCTTAATGATGTTAGTAGCTTACCTTTTTATATAGATGGAGCAGATGAGATAGATAGATCTCTTTGCATGATAAAAGGTGGTGGCGGAGCTCTAACTAGAGAGAAAATAATTTCTTCTGTGTCAGATAAATTTATTTGTATAGCAGATGAGAGTAAACTAGTTGAGCATTTAGGTAGTTTTCCTTTGCCTATAGAAGTTATACCTATGGCTATCAATTCTGTTTCTAGGAGAATAGCTTCATTAGGAGGGAAGTCGATACTTAGAGATGGTTTTATAACTGACAATGGAAATTCGATAATTGATGTTTATAATTTACGTATACAAAATCAATTAAATTTAGAAAAAGAGATCAATAATTTCCCAGGTGTTGTCACAAATGGTTTATTTGCAATAAATAGGGCAGATGTATTGATTTTGGCTACAGAAATGGGAATACAACTAATTCGCAGAAGTTGA
- a CDS encoding Rne/Rng family ribonuclease, whose translation MNDDIFINVTSFETRIAIIENGAIQELHIERNSQKGRVGNIYMGKVIRVLPGLQSAFIDIGLERSAFIHIMDLQENRKERLNSTNITQIEKLIFPGQTIITQIIKDQIGSKGARLTTQISLAGRVLVYLPNEDRLGVSQKINSEEGRTNLKDRLKSLIDKENGGYIIRTNAEDASNEEIRLDVKYLNKLWSDVLSHSKNKSEPCILHEDLDISQRVIRDIATPLTKTIRVDSLQLTNKLLEWSKIYAPFVISKIQYYKEERPLFDLANIDQEITKALSRKIDLKSGGYIIIDQTEAMTTIDVNTGKFVGGKNLKETIFRTNLEAAQAISRQLRLRNLGGIIILDFIDMEDANHQEIVLQEMQKYLSKDKTKTTISGFTKLGLVEITRKRTRDSLRNQLCENCQECNSQGYIKTAKTVCYEILREILQESRQFNPKEFRILASQKIIDLFLEEESQHLTKLGDIIHKPISLSVDNSYSQEEYDIILL comes from the coding sequence ATGAACGATGATATTTTTATTAATGTTACCTCTTTTGAAACCCGCATTGCAATAATAGAAAATGGAGCAATCCAAGAATTACATATAGAACGCAACTCACAAAAAGGAAGAGTTGGCAATATATACATGGGAAAAGTTATCAGAGTATTGCCTGGGTTACAAAGTGCTTTTATAGACATCGGATTAGAGCGATCAGCATTTATACATATAATGGATTTGCAAGAAAACCGTAAAGAACGATTAAATTCTACAAACATAACTCAGATAGAAAAACTAATCTTCCCAGGTCAAACTATAATAACACAAATTATAAAAGATCAGATCGGTTCAAAGGGAGCTCGCCTAACAACACAAATTAGTCTAGCAGGAAGAGTGTTAGTATATTTACCAAATGAGGATCGCTTGGGAGTTTCACAGAAAATAAATTCAGAAGAAGGTAGGACTAATCTAAAAGATCGATTGAAATCGCTCATTGATAAAGAAAATGGAGGATATATAATAAGAACCAATGCAGAAGATGCATCAAATGAAGAAATTAGGTTGGATGTGAAATATTTAAATAAATTATGGAGTGATGTTTTATCACATTCTAAAAACAAATCAGAACCATGCATCTTACATGAGGACTTAGATATATCTCAGAGGGTTATAAGAGATATAGCAACTCCATTAACTAAAACGATACGCGTAGACTCCTTACAATTAACAAATAAGCTACTAGAATGGTCAAAAATATACGCCCCTTTTGTGATAAGCAAAATTCAGTATTATAAAGAAGAACGACCACTATTTGATCTTGCAAACATAGATCAAGAAATAACAAAGGCTTTATCTAGAAAAATAGATCTAAAATCAGGTGGATATATAATAATTGATCAAACAGAGGCAATGACAACTATTGATGTAAATACAGGTAAATTTGTAGGAGGTAAAAATCTTAAAGAAACAATTTTTCGTACTAATCTAGAAGCAGCACAAGCAATATCTCGACAATTACGCTTGCGTAATCTAGGAGGAATAATAATTCTAGATTTTATCGACATGGAAGATGCTAATCACCAAGAAATTGTCTTGCAAGAGATGCAAAAATACTTATCTAAAGATAAAACAAAAACCACCATTAGTGGTTTCACTAAATTAGGTCTTGTAGAAATTACAAGAAAAAGAACTAGAGATTCATTAAGGAACCAATTATGTGAAAATTGCCAAGAGTGCAATTCTCAAGGATATATAAAAACGGCAAAAACTGTATGTTACGAAATATTAAGGGAGATATTACAAGAATCAAGGCAATTTAACCCAAAAGAATTTCGTATTCTGGCATCACAAAAAATAATAGATCTATTTTTAGAAGAAGAGAGCCAGCACCTAACAAAGTTAGGCGATATTATACATAAACCTATATCATTATCAGTTGATAACAGCTATTCACAGGAAGAATATGATATTATATTGCTGTGA
- a CDS encoding oxidative damage protection protein, whose translation MGRIVNCIKLKRELAGLDNIPYPGLLGERIFNNVSKEAWQEWINIQTRLINENRLNLADQKSREFLKNKMETFLFEDQNIEIDGYTPLSND comes from the coding sequence ATGGGTAGAATTGTTAATTGTATCAAATTAAAAAGAGAGCTAGCAGGTCTAGATAATATTCCTTATCCAGGACTTCTTGGAGAGCGCATATTCAATAATGTATCTAAGGAAGCTTGGCAAGAGTGGATAAATATCCAAACCCGCCTTATAAATGAGAATCGCTTGAACCTAGCTGATCAAAAGTCTAGAGAATTTCTTAAAAACAAAATGGAAACTTTTTTATTCGAAGACCAGAATATTGAAATTGACGGATACACCCCATTGTCTAATGACTAA